DNA from Arthrobacter sp. FW305-BF8:
AGGTGCCGGACTGACAAGGACCGCAGGGAGCGGCGGCAGCCCGCCGTCGTACGGGCAACGAAGGTGAGGAGAACGGCAATGTCCATCTTGGCACGCGACATCATGACCGGTGGGGCAGAGTGCATCGGCGCCAACGAAACCCTGGAACAGGCGGCCAGGAAGATGAAAGACCTCGACGTTGGTTCCCTCCCGATCTGCGGTGAAGACAACCGGCTCAAGGGCATGCTGACCGACCGGGACATCGTGGTCCGCTGCCTGGCGGAAGGCGGCGACCCCAAGAGCACCAAGGCAGGCGATCTCGCCGAAGGCAAGCCCGTGACCATCGGCGCCGACGACACAGTCGAGGAAGCCATCAGGACCATGCAGCAGCACCAGGTGCGCAGGCTGCCGGTCATCGACGGCCACGACCTGATCGGAATGCTCAGCCAGGCCGACATTGCCAGGAACTATCCGGAGGACCGGGTGGGCGAACTAGTGGAGTTCATCTCCTACTGAGCGCCAGAGCGGGTGCCGGGCTGCCCATCGCCGGAACCGGGCTGCCCGTCGCCGC
Protein-coding regions in this window:
- a CDS encoding CBS domain-containing protein; protein product: MSILARDIMTGGAECIGANETLEQAARKMKDLDVGSLPICGEDNRLKGMLTDRDIVVRCLAEGGDPKSTKAGDLAEGKPVTIGADDTVEEAIRTMQQHQVRRLPVIDGHDLIGMLSQADIARNYPEDRVGELVEFISY